The Pigmentiphaga aceris DNA segment TGCGTTCCACCGCATCACGCGTCAGGCCGCTGCGGGACTGCACCCGGCGAATCTGGGTTTCTTCATCGCAGTCGACCACACAGACGCGGTCGACCCGACCGGCCCATTGGCCTGACTCAACCAGCAGCGGCACCACGAAGACCTGGTACAGGCCAATGGACTCGGCGGCAGCCGCATCGATATGTGTGCGGATCATCGGGTGCAGGATCGCTTCCAGCCGAGACTTGGCGGCCCGGTCACGGAACACCAGCTCGCGCATCCGCGCACGGTCGAGTGCGCCTTGGGCGTCGATCATCTCGTCACCGAAAGCAGCGCGCAGCGGGGCAATGCCTGCGCCGCCCGGCGCGGTGAGCGCGTGCGCGATCGCATCGGAATCGATAATCGCTGCGCCACGCGCTTCAAGCAGATCGGCCACACGGGTCTTGCCCGAGCCGATACCACCGGTCAAACCGATTTTGAGCATGTTTTAAAGGTGAATTAAATGCGCGAAACCGACATTGTGCAGTAAGCGCGCGCACTCGCGTCCGGTCCAGCCCGCCGACGTTTGCAGGCCGGGCTAGAAACCGAGCAAACCCACACCGTTTTGCCGGAGCAGCAAACAAGCAAGACCGGCCATTGCCAGATAAGGACCAAAGGGCAGCGGATCGCCGCGCTGCGCACGACCAGTGATCAACAATGCCCCACCGACCAGCACGCCGGCCACCGAGGAAAACAACAGGATTTCCGGCAGTGCCCGCCAGCCAAGCCAGGCGCCCAGCGCCGCCAGCAGCTTGAAGTCACCAAAGCCCATGCCTTCCTTGTCCGTCGCCAGCCGGAACGCCTGAAAGATAACCCATAACACGCCGTAACCCAGCGCCGCGCCAAGCACAGCATCGGCAAGCGGCGCGAACATGCCACTTATATTAAGCAACAGCCCGGCCCACAGCAGTGGCAGGGTGATGTCGTCGGGCAGCAGCGAGGTCTGCGCATCGATGAAGGCCAGGGCCACCAGCGCGGCGCACAGCCCCATGGCCGCTACCGCCGCCACGCTCGGGCCATACTGCCAGGCGCAGATGGCAAACAGCAGTGCGGTCAGCGCCTCGACAGCCGGATAGTGCCAGGGGATGGCATTCGCGCAGTGGGCACATCGGCCTTTCAGGCGCAGCCAGCCGATGACCGGCAGATTTTCATGCCAGCGCAGGCGGTGGCTGCATTGCGGGCAGTGGGACGGTGGCCAGGCGAGATCGAAACGCTCGGGGGGTGGCTCGGGGGCCTCCGGTACAGCCGGCACGGTTCGTTCAGTGGTGGGGAGCGCTTCGACCTTTTCCAGCGCTTGTACCGCCTCGGCTTCCTGCCAGGCCTTGCATTGCGCCGCCCAGTCGCGCGTCATCATGCGCGGCAGGCGGACGATCACCACATTCAGAAAGCTGCCGATCAGCAGCCCGAGCAATACAGCGAACAGAGGAAACAGCCAGGGATGGGCGGCAAAGGTGGCGAACGTGTCAGGCGATGTCATCGCGCGAGATTAACGCGCCAATCAGGTCAGCGGCACGACGCGCAGGACATCGAGGGCAGAACGTGAATATACGTATACAAGACACTTGGGCGGGTGCCCTCTCAGTTAGACTGCTTACTTGATCGCCACCACCCTGGCGTCGGAGCTATTCATGTCTGCCCTACCCCAACTTTCCTCCTTGTCCGCCCCGCTGCGCCGCGCGCTGCCGGTCCTCGCCATCGCTGGCGCTGCCTTGCTAAGCGCGTGCAGCATTCCGTTGCCGGAAAGCAGGCAAAACCTGTCTTCCGATGCGTCGCGCGACACCCCCGCACCGCCGGAAGCCCGTGCCGACAATGCCTTCCCCGCCGCCCCCGGCATCAGCGAAGCACAAAGCTTCCGTGGCGTGCTGCCCTGCGCGGATTGCGCCGGACAACGTGTCACCCTGACCTTGCTGCCCGACCAGACCTGGCGCTTGCGCCGTGTCTACTTTGGCACCCCCAGCGGCAAAGACCTGAGCTTTACCGCTCGCGGCACCTGGGAACGCAGCGGCGAGCGTGGCCGTCAGTTGCGTTTGATCGGCGACGCCAACGAAGGTGGCCTGTACGAGTTCACCTCCACCAGCCAGTTGCGCCTGCTTGACCTGGCCGGCCGACCGATTACGTCCAGCCTGAACTACACGCTGACGCAGTTGCCCGAAGCCGATCTGATCCCCGAACTGCGCAAGTAAATGCGGAGCGCTGCTGCGTCGACTCGTTTGCAGCAGCGATCTTTTGACGAATTCCGACGGTTGGAGTTCGAACCCACTTGGTAAAGTGGGGCAAGCAAGCTCAAGCAAATAAGCGCAAGCCAGCCGCTTGAAAGACAGCCTCCACACGCGGGGCTGTCCATCCCCATCGAGCACGTGCCTCACACCTGCCAGATGCAGGACGAAAACCAGCTGTAGCGCTGACGCGACACCGCTGCATCCACCCTGTGTCACATCCCGTATCTTGTTCGTTGCGCCATACTTGTAGCGCTTTTCCTGACGACTCGCCCTCTCGCGACTTCCCATGCTGCAAGGCACTTATTCTCCGCCCCTCGTCGTTGTCTCGTTGCTGGTAGCAATACTGGCGGCTTACACCGCGCTCGACATGACGGAACGCGTCCGGGCGTCTGACGGTCGCTCCGCGCACAGCTGGCTGGCGGGCGGCGCATTCGCCATGGGCCTGGGCATCTGGTCGATGCACTTCATCGGCATGCTGGCGTTCGAGTTGCCGATCGCGATTGGCTACGACCTGCCCATGACGGCAGCGTCCCTGGCCATTGCGGTGGCCGCCTCTGCGCTGGCCCTGTTCCTGGTGACACGCACCACCCTGCCCTGGACGCGCCTGGCTGGCGGCGCGCTGCTGATGGGCGGTGGCGTGGCATCCATGCACTATCTGGGCATGGCCGCCATGCGCATGTCACCCGGCATCGACTACGACCCTGCCTGGTTTGCGCTGTCACTGCTGATTGCCGTTGGTGCCTCGGGCGCGGCCTTGACGATCAGCTTCCGGCTGCGCTCGGGCACACCTTACGTGGGGCTGCTGCGTATTCTGGCGGCCATCGTCATGGGTATCGGGATTGTCGGCATGCACTACGCAGGCATGGCCGCCGCCCGCTTCCCGGCCAACAGCGTCTGCATGGCGATTTCCAGCAAGAACGGCATCGATGCGGGCTGGCTGGCGATTCTGGTGGCGGTGATCACGCTGGCAGTGCTGGGCATTGCCTTGCTGGTGGCGATTCTGGATGCGCGCATGGCCGCACGCACCTCGCTGCTGTCTTCATCCTTGGCGGTCGCCAACGAACAACTGATCAAACTGGCGTTGCACGACAACCTGACCAAGCTGCCTAACCGGATTCTGTTGCAGGACCGACTGGAACAGGCGCTGGAAAAGGCAGAGCGCAAGCATCTGCACTTTGCAGTGATGTTCCTTGATCTGGATGGTTTCAAGGCGGTGAACGATGCCTATGGCCACCACATTGGCGACCAATTGCTGGTCGAAATAGCCAATCGCATTCGCAATTCACTGCGCAGCCGCGATACGGTTGCCCGCATCGGCGGCGACGAATTTGTCATCGTGATCGAGCTGGACGACTTGACCGACGCCGCCACCATCGGAGACAAGCTGATCCGCGCGGTCGATCAACCCATCTACGTGGCGGGGCACCGCTTGTGCGTGACCACCAGCGTGGGCGTGGCGATGTACCCGGAAGACGGTCGCACCCCGCACGCGCTGCTGAGCAACGCCGATGCCGCGATGTATCACGCAAAAAGCAGCGGCAGCAACGCCTACAGCTTCTTCGAACCCTCGATGAACGCCAATGCCCAGGAACAGCTGCAACTGCTGCACGACCTGCGCACTGCCATCCAGCGCCGCGAATTCGTGCTGCACTACCAGCCGAAATTCCGGGCACCGGCAGGGCCTGCGCTTGGCGCGGAAGCCTTGCTGCGCTGGCAGCACCCCACGCTGGGTCTGCAAAAGCCTGATCTGATCATTCCCCTGGCCGAAAAAGCCGGGCTGATGGTGACGATTGGCGAGTGGGTGCTGGACGAAGCCTGTCGGCAACTGCGCAGCTGGATGGACGCTGGTCACCCCGAATGGACGATGGCGGTCAACCTGTCGCCTGTGCAGTTTGCACATATCGGCTTGGTCGATCTGGTGGCCAGTACGCTGAAACGTCATGGCGTGCCCGCCAAGAATCTGGTGCTGGAAGTCACGGAAGCCACGGCCATGCGTGATGTCGAAACCAGCCTGGACGTGCTCAACCGTCTGGTGGCACTGGGCACCTCGATTTCCATCGACGATTTC contains these protein-coding regions:
- the coaE gene encoding dephospho-CoA kinase (Dephospho-CoA kinase (CoaE) performs the final step in coenzyme A biosynthesis.): MLKIGLTGGIGSGKTRVADLLEARGAAIIDSDAIAHALTAPGGAGIAPLRAAFGDEMIDAQGALDRARMRELVFRDRAAKSRLEAILHPMIRTHIDAAAAESIGLYQVFVVPLLVESGQWAGRVDRVCVVDCDEETQIRRVQSRSGLTRDAVERIMLVQAMRDERLGAADDVIVNDGATTADELEARVETLHARWRELSSLA
- a CDS encoding A24 family peptidase gives rise to the protein MLGLLIGSFLNVVIVRLPRMMTRDWAAQCKAWQEAEAVQALEKVEALPTTERTVPAVPEAPEPPPERFDLAWPPSHCPQCSHRLRWHENLPVIGWLRLKGRCAHCANAIPWHYPAVEALTALLFAICAWQYGPSVAAVAAMGLCAALVALAFIDAQTSLLPDDITLPLLWAGLLLNISGMFAPLADAVLGAALGYGVLWVIFQAFRLATDKEGMGFGDFKLLAALGAWLGWRALPEILLFSSVAGVLVGGALLITGRAQRGDPLPFGPYLAMAGLACLLLRQNGVGLLGF
- a CDS encoding copper resistance protein NlpE yields the protein MSALPQLSSLSAPLRRALPVLAIAGAALLSACSIPLPESRQNLSSDASRDTPAPPEARADNAFPAAPGISEAQSFRGVLPCADCAGQRVTLTLLPDQTWRLRRVYFGTPSGKDLSFTARGTWERSGERGRQLRLIGDANEGGLYEFTSTSQLRLLDLAGRPITSSLNYTLTQLPEADLIPELRK
- a CDS encoding putative bifunctional diguanylate cyclase/phosphodiesterase; this translates as MLQGTYSPPLVVVSLLVAILAAYTALDMTERVRASDGRSAHSWLAGGAFAMGLGIWSMHFIGMLAFELPIAIGYDLPMTAASLAIAVAASALALFLVTRTTLPWTRLAGGALLMGGGVASMHYLGMAAMRMSPGIDYDPAWFALSLLIAVGASGAALTISFRLRSGTPYVGLLRILAAIVMGIGIVGMHYAGMAAARFPANSVCMAISSKNGIDAGWLAILVAVITLAVLGIALLVAILDARMAARTSLLSSSLAVANEQLIKLALHDNLTKLPNRILLQDRLEQALEKAERKHLHFAVMFLDLDGFKAVNDAYGHHIGDQLLVEIANRIRNSLRSRDTVARIGGDEFVIVIELDDLTDAATIGDKLIRAVDQPIYVAGHRLCVTTSVGVAMYPEDGRTPHALLSNADAAMYHAKSSGSNAYSFFEPSMNANAQEQLQLLHDLRTAIQRREFVLHYQPKFRAPAGPALGAEALLRWQHPTLGLQKPDLIIPLAEKAGLMVTIGEWVLDEACRQLRSWMDAGHPEWTMAVNLSPVQFAHIGLVDLVASTLKRHGVPAKNLVLEVTEATAMRDVETSLDVLNRLVALGTSISIDDFGTGYSSLLYLKRLPANELKIDRGFVMQLAQDNEDAAIVSAIVALGQTLNLNIVAEGVETAEQQEFLTELGCNSLQGFLLGVPTAGQNFLGMVDEQARNGYRNVGADGGAGGIADGDPDAAKAAATPVSKNVDINDRATAGADTSTTMQ